From the genome of Solanum dulcamara chromosome 12, daSolDulc1.2, whole genome shotgun sequence:
TTCCGATCAATATAACATGGCTGGTCTAACCACAGAAAAAAAGGAGCCAATTGCTAATGTTAATGATAAGCCTTTAGTCTTTTAAGTTTTCTTTCATATATTTGTTACAGATTTGAAAAAGTTACTGCAGTAGTGTAAGCCATTGTGGTGAAAACTTCACATCAATTTCATTGTACTATTAGTTATTATAGTGATTGagttttttatgagttttcatgaTGGGTATGTATACTTAACAAGATGTCAATGTTTACGATTTTGCTTGTGTTCTATGGACCAATTTCACAAGTGGTACTGTCCTTGATATCTTACTGACTATTAGAGACCACAGTTCATGATTGAAATGTATTTAATGATCACATCTGAAAGTCAACAAAGAATTAAATGTCTTAAAagagaataaatatttttgatattgtgtGAAACTGGAGAAGTAATGCCTCATGACTTGGCGTTTTATGACTAAGATATAGATTGATGCGAAAAGATCAGTTTTCTTCTTATAACTTATTCAAGCATAAATAGGAACCTGTTTTCAGTTTGCTGAATAGCTTGAATTTATTCTCATGggataatttatatttttctagagAGGCCTGAATCAAAGCCCCCAATAAATAGGAACCTGTTTCCAGTTTGCTGAATGGCTTGAATTTATTCTCATGggataatttatatttttctagagAGGCCTGAATCAAAGCCCCCACTTGATTGGCCAAAAAGGAAGCGTATTGCACTTGGATCTGCAAGAGGCCTTGCTTACTTGAGTGATCATTGTGATCCTAAAATTATTCATCGTGATGTCAAAGCCGCAAATATCTTGTTGGATGAAGGGTTTGAAGCAGTAGTCGGGGATTTTGGGTTAGCTAAACTCATGGGCTACAAGGATACTCATGTTACCACTGCTGTACGTGGTACTATTGGGCATATTACCCCCGAATATTTATCTACTGGTAAATCTTCTGAGAAAACGGATGTGTTTGGCTATGGGGTTATGCTTCTGGAGCTCATAACTGGGCAGAGGGCTTTTGATCTTGCTCGACTTGCGAATGATGACGATGTCATGTTGCTAGATTGGGTAAGCATTTATACTGTCCTGTATGCTTTAGTTGTTTTGCTACTGCTATATCAATCAACAATTTGAATATTTTCTGAAAGGTCAAGTCACTTCTGCTATCAATGAACTGTCTTGGAATTGTTCTGAAAAGATTAAGtcaactctctcttctcttctatAAGTCAAAGCTTGATGTCTTTTTCTACTGTAGTGTTAGTTGTTGAACACTGATGTGCTCATCCTGAAGAAATAGTGTGGTACTAGACCTACATCGTTGCTTATTATTTGTTGTGGTTTTGTGGTGTGAAAGTAACCTTCATTGTAGTTCACTACTTCACTGTgagtaatttttaattttttttagatgttTCAAAGGATTTAAATATTCATTGCTAAAATTGCACGAGCATGTAGGTTATGATCAGAGTGGATTACTttcattatcttatttttgcAGGTCCTTCAACAGTTAGTCCCCTCAATTTGTCACTAGTCTAGAAAATGTGCACCTCCACTTCTCACTTCTGATGCTCTCTGAAGATTagaaaaatatactttcttttttcattttcattcaagTAAGCCAAGGTGGATCTGCAACCAGTGGCGGAGCcaggaattttatgaagggggttcaaaaaaaattaaacacgctaatcATATCCATAAATAAACGGGTCGGATCAAATATACCTGTTTTGCAAGAAACAGGGGCCCTTCTACAAGTTTTTCAGTTTCTTTTGAATTCTCTTTAGCTCTTGAAAGTGCAAATGGtaaacttttatatttaaaaagacttaaaataaacacCAACTCAAAGTAAAAGCACTCTTcctccacaaaaaaaaaattgacataaaaTGGCTTCAAAACAATACAAAAACATCCTGAACAATAGAAATtattatatcttgatatgtattaCAAAACATAGTAATAATTACACCACCTTGAAGGGGGATTAAGAAACCAAACACACGAATAAGCATATCAAAACATTGTTTTACAATTGAAATTCAACTACATACACTATTACAATTGTATTCTACGAGGTTTCATATCTTGAAATGTCTTAATAATAGCATCATTAGAAATACTATCAAATACATCTTTTTCTAAATAAGGCACCAAACAACCACTAAAAAAATCATCACTCATTTGGCTCTGCAAGTCATTTTTGATAAACTTCATTACCGAAAAAGCTCTTTCAACGGAGGCAGTGGCAACTGGTAGAAGTAGAGCAAGTTTCACTAAGCGGAATACCAAAGGATAAGTAGAATGTTTCTTTGTCTGAACTAATCTTTTGGAAAGATCACAAAGCCCATTTAGACCGGAGAACCTTTCATCAATATCACGAACATCAATAACATAACTTGCAAGTTGATTCTCAAGAGCACTCATATTAGATTCATCAAAGTCATCCGGATATAATTTCGCCATTCTCATTACTTTTTTGATGtcaaaacttgaaaatgagttaattgGATTTAAGCAAGCAATTCCATGGAGCAAATCGGTAGTCACTTCATCAAAACGATcattaagttcttgaagttgccAATCAATAATATTGCAAAAGACTTCAACACGATAATGATGTAAGATTGTATAGTTAGCAAGCTTTCGTCGTGATCTTAAAGAGCTAACATATGGCTCCTCAAAGTTAGGTATCAAAACATCATGTTTGATACAAAACGTAGATACCTTAGCAATAAGAGAGTCTCATTCATCATCCCTTAAAACTTGCAACCTTCTCTTTGCTACTTCAACAAGTAGCATGGCATTTGCAATATCTTGCTTCTTTTTTTGTAAGCATTTATTAAGCTCATTTGTAATTGCTAAGACATTTCTCATCAAATGCAACATGAACGCAACCTCGTATGTTCGGCAAGCTTCGAGATGTCCCATTGCCTTAGCTCTTTCATCCAAATTTCGTGCATCAAGAGCAAGTGATTCAAGAACATCAAGAATAGAgccaaacataataataaaattattaaaggatTTGTAATGAGATCCCCAACGAGTGTCACAAGCTCTTGAAAGACCAAGTTGTTGATTCAAGCCCCTACCGGTTGTAAGTTCACCCATATCTAATgcctctttaattttttttttttgagaatcaCGTAATTCATCCATACGTTTAAAAGAAGATCCcaatacatttaaaatatttgagacCAATACTACAAGTTTTCCCACTTCAACACACTTTTTAGAGACCCCAACAAGAGTTAGTTGAAGTTGATGAGCAAAACAATGGATGTAATGAGCCGATCTACTTTCTTGCctaatcaacattttaaggcCATTGATCTCACCTTGCATATTGTTTGCCCCATCATAACATTGTCCACGCACACTTGATGGACTCAAAGAATGTTGAGCAAGTAAATTAACAATTGCCTCCTTTAGAGATGAAGCACTAGTATCTTGAACATGAACAATGTCAATAAGTCGCTCCATCACAAATCCCTTTTTATCAATATACCGAAATACAATAGCAATTTGCTCCTTGCGTGACACATCAAAGGATTCATCAACTAGCAAGGCAAAGTAATCACCATTTAATTCCTCAAGAATAGCTTTAACGGTTTCTATTTTACATGCACTCACAATATCTTTTTGAATCATTGGAGAAATCATTTGATCATTTTGAGGAGCATGTTCTAGTACATAATCACAGATTTTATCACATTTTTTGGCATACCATgagagaatttcaagaaagttacCCCTACTAAGTGATGATTTAGATTCATCATGACCTCAAAATGCAAATCCCTGAGTTATGAGAAGTCTTACTACATCAACCGAAGCACTTAAGCGAATCCAATATCCATACTTGAGTTGACTAGATTGTCTCTCAAATGCAAATTGAATAGACTGCCATTGTCGTAATAAATCTTGacatttcttttttgattgattATGTATGCTATTTGGTAGACCAATATGTTTGTCAAGACTACTCTTTTTATTCCAACTCTTAAACCCAACACTTGAAAATACTTCACCTCCTCCTTGATGAATGTTATGGTCTTTAATTAGATAACAATACAAATAATAGACTGCATCTTTACTAATACTATACTCCAACCAATCATGATATACATCATCAAACCATTCACGATTAAAACGACATATTGATCCAGAAATATTTGTTTGAGGATACTCATGCACTGCTAGACGAGGTTggcaaggaccattcaaaaggTATGCTCTTCTAATAACATCACGATGATTTGGATGATAGTTCAATATTGAGATTCTTTCACCAGGATCAAACTTTAAAGAATCCAAATCAAATTCTTGAGAagaatgttgtaatgaccctcaaggtcatttttggaatttttgtaaaatgaccattttacccctccctttagatgccccgagtcatttctaattgttaccgggtgttgatttttagaaaatcctatgaaaagttaagtccttggaaattttgagtttcataagctttaagtgttaaaaagtggtatttggggtcaattagagctacgggtctcagaatggaattccgtcgattccagcagctccgaaatgtcgaaataggcttaggagactttacggaatcagttttggagctgtaacgaagatttgaggccttgagttgagaatttgaagaactttaaggcaaggtttgactttggtcaacttttggagtttcgatgctcggaatggaattccgacaactccgttggattcaggatatggtttttggtctagaagaagtgttggttgaatttttagaggtcccgagtccattttggtattttaaaggcctaagttagtttagttgcgactttttgagttttgggctaacgaaatcacgaattcaaattttgatggttccatcagctccggaatgaccaaattaggctagtagcactgttggaatgactaccgagtcaatcgatacgagtttggggctatttggcgcttttgactttgaaacttagcctatagttgactttggtcaatattcttggaaaatgcgctcgaataaaaattctgacagcgcggttagttctggaatgttgattttggtctagaacgacccttcgttctctttttgaggcttccggactaatatcgaggcccgttgtgaaatatgacttaaaatgactcttggtgtgggacccactttttattaaaatgatctcgtatgggaattctgaatgcgccattgagtccggaacatcaaatttagtggggtagcatagctgatttatttttatcggattccgaacgaattccgagtaccccgtcggagattttgAAAAGGTCCAAAATCTGTTTCAGCAGTGCTGCAGCAACAGCCCGTTTTGggttttttctccaactttaaaaccctttatcttgagttatatagctccaaattgggtgattcaaaagtcaaacttgtgagatttttcgtgAAAAACGCATTGGGGAGCTtggaaactgatttggagcattcaattcaggtaaaaatcgtgatattatttgcagcagtgtccatttccGGAATggattttgaagaactttgacaagttatttcttgaccaatataaatccgatttgggtgattccagaggctatcttgcgtggaaatttaaggagaacatcgtggaagtttcagaatctgtttttggcacgtcgttcgaggtaataaattgatttttagctgcagatttagtgattttcggaatgaaattttattgaattttgaaagagtgtatcttggtcaatataacttcgttttgagtgattcttgaggctagattgtggggtttttcacaaggatcatcatagtgcaatttgtttgggttgaaagagtctcgtatttCCAGAATCTACTGATttcgatgctgccatttttggtcctttagtccgaatttatgagttttggttgtttgatcgtcttgcgtaattttccaccccgaattgtattataaatctgatttttgagcttgaggtgacgtttagaacctgttttgggggtcaaattcggaatttcgtatgtgggtcccacaattcccgttttcgacccaaaaattggtccatttccaaaaattatgaaattagtgtctaaacgaccgtatcgacgttgtggttctatttttgacagtttggcagcgttccgaggtcgttcgaaagggaaaaactccaacacagtgatttgaagcttgcgtgtttagcctacaggtaggctacggtttacctttctttagattgagttggaatgtgtgaaagcatgttgaaatagttgggattttggttgggtagtttaattgtatatctcaggtgttagaaatcatgttttaggcttgttatctggtttttcgggtatttagaagTAGATGTATCTTgttgttatttgttagtattataaggagagttgaatgagcatgttgttgatactgtggagtatgttggccttagtataggtgttagaaatcatgctttaggcttgttatcagatttttcaggtatttagaagcatgtgtatcttatcgttatttgttagtattataaggagagttgaatgagcatgttgttgatactgtggagtatgttagCCTTAGTATatgatgtaaacttgctttatatgcccggcgtcgctccggtggacttagatccctgtagaatggtgtagcgggctagtgcctagtagttggccttagctaggcgatacccttgctcttaataacactcccacccataactcggtatagtcataacttttgagatgcgttggcaatactagacttcatgatcgtttggcttcggctccagttcaagttttggcggcatatcagttgacacattggggaggaaattctcggtactgttgttgattagttggaaaggatatattcgaAATCAtggaataaattatctatgagcatccgggtacccagttccggcctccgttctgaattatcggggagcattcgggtactcagtcccggcctccgccgacttgctagtatgacgagcatctgggtatccagtcctggcctcgatcataccgatgtattacggtgagcatccgggtatacagtcccggcctcgactgcaccgatgtattacggcgagcatccgggtatccagtcccacacttatgtattatggcaagcatccgggtacccagtctcggccttggccactttgaatattcgggcgagcatctgggtcccagtcccggcctcgacccctaagtcacccctagatcgattgactattggagattctgggttttggaaataatacagtacttcggttcctcacatcgcatattcttggttcctaaccttggtagttgtagctattctgtgtactcggcgaacttatgggggttcgttcgggtttttatttaacttgcgtacgAGTGTTCCGGCtgagcttatgggggcccagttgggtatagttagctgtagctctcgtagatagtactcttttcactttagatgcttatgttgattcctatttaggcttattcttctttttcaatatgttttcaccttttctgctcagtcggcctatgatgcctactgggtacctgttgtcttggtactcatactacactctgcatctactttcgtgatgcaggaccgagcaccagctactgtcacgaatagattgagcttgttgcagtcagattcggagactagggtgataacttggcgtttttggatcacttttgtctccttcagaatggatggcccattttttgccttttgagactagccagttgttgtatatatatgtccggtccactttcgggacttgtactcatattttattttgtagcagctctgtacttgtgacttccaggttctgggagggatctttagttgtttaaaacatgttttggtttacttccgcttattcattctgtttacttttataattcaatgctcttatatagtttttgccttcaaacacattacttgaagttccgggttgacgggttggcttacctactagagggttatagtaggtgccatcatgacctatgaaattgggtcatgacaaatgtAATGATACTTCCGAATGATTAGCATTTTCTTCTTGGTTAGATTGACTATGACTATGAGAGGCTAAACTTGATTTCGAAACTTTGGTGAAATACTTCTTCATTGAAGCTTGAAACTGAATCGTAAAGAGcacataaataagacaataaatACCATTATACCAAAGCCAAAAAAAGACAAACGCACTAAGGTTACCTTCATCCGCAAAATAAAACTCAGATATCAGAATTGAGATCAGTACCAATTAGTTCAAAAGGGTAAAATTTTAGATAATCAAATAATTGACTCAATTTTGTTATATAAGAAAACACTGATCTAATATAATCAAATAGTTACCATTGAATgaccaaaaaaaatcattataaaTGATGAAGCGTGGTAAATCAAATCTCTTAAATTAATACATTTCTAAATCAACTCACATTATTGAAAAAATGAACACCACTAATAAGATAGCAATACATATGTTATCGTGTGACTGTGTGAGTAGACAACCAAACACTCCTAGTCtcctttaaaattaaaaaaaattaatatattaagaagctgttttttaatttacattaaattttaaaaacatcaAAAACTTAGCCTAAaatcagaagaaaaaaaagtgtgGTTATTCAAATTTGAACCCACAACCTAAGGCAAAATAAGGTAAAATGTTGAACCCCTTTGCCACTAAGCtagttctttaccttatgttcAGGGGGTTCAATATTAAATAtgtacacataaattaaaaaaattattttatatatacagtgtatttttttaacgaagggggttcggatgaaccccctggAGACCATGTAGATCCGCCCCTGCCGATATGGTATTAATATATCGATGAAGTATTACATATGATTAATCTCAGTCTTATATGATATCCTATAGTATCAATATAACTACAGAGACGGAATATCATAAAAGATTAATTTATAGTAATGATGTTGATGTCATGATAATGTAATGCAcgaaataagaaagaaaaataagataaacGGATAAATAATTTGGACTGCTAATTCAATAAACTTAAATAGATATTGGGTAAAAACATTTATGACTAGTTTCACAATTGAGTCCATTAGTTTTCCTTTATAAAATGTCAAAATggattttgataaaattatcctCATTTAGGGCCCCGTAACTGCGGCACTCAATATAAATGACATGAGCCACCGCAATATCGAAAGCCCACACTCTTGAAAACACCAAGAGAGCAGAAAGAGTCTCTAGGGTTTCTCTGTGAGCGGAAATTATGTCGTCTAGGAACAAGGGAACCGTGAAATGGTTCAGTGACCAAAAGGGTTTCGGTTTCGTCACTCCTGATGATGGTGGTGATGAACTTTTTGTTCATCAATCTGGTATCAGATCTGAAGGTTTTCGTAGCTTAGCTGAAGGTGAAGCTGTAGAGTTCGATGTTGAATCCGGAAATGATGGCCGTACTAAGGCTGTCAACGTCACCGGTCCAGATGGTGCTCCTGTCAAAGGAGGATCCCGTGACAGTGGAGGCGATCGCTATGGTGGTGGCGGTGGATACGGAGGCGGAGGTGGTCGTTATGGTGGTGGTGACGGTGGTTACGGCGGCGGCGGCGGCGGTAGGTATGGAGGCGATGGTGGATACGGAGGCAGTGGTGGTGGGAGGTATGGTGGAGGTGGCGGTGGATAtggtggtggtggaggttaTGGTGGCGGCGGTGGAGGAGGAAGTGGGTGTTACAAGTGTGGGGAAGAAGGTCATTTTGCTAGGGATTGTAGCCAGGGTGGTGGATATGGTGGCGGCGGAGGCGGGAGATATGGTGGTAGCGGTGGAGGTGGCGGTTGTTTCAAGTGTGGGGAGGAAGGGCACTTTGCTCGAGAATGCACCAACAGCAGCAATCGCTGAAGATTGGTATTGACAACAAGAGGGTGAATGTGTATTTTTACATCTTGCATCCTTTTGTCTATGTCATTTACTGTTTTTGAATGATCACCATTTCCATTAGGATATGGTTCCTTCCTTTGTTATTACCTATTAATAGTAGTAGTGGTGGTTATGAACGAGTATGAATATTTTGGGGCATGCACTTTCTGTACATGTATACATACATGCTTGGAAGATTTTGATCAATTATAAAGTGCTAGTTTTTGTTGCCTTTCCATATTCATTTTACATATGTTGctttatggattttgtagttAAATCATGTAAGAATTTCCTTTTTCATCAAGAAGGAAGTACGTATTTGAGAGTGGTTTATGTGGGGATCTTGCTTCTTTGCAAGTTCACGTGAAACTGAAACTGATGGGAAATTTGGCCACATCTGTTAAAAATAAGACTCTAAATTTGACTAGATCAACATCTAAAGTGAATTGTTTAAGCTTGGTTccttcttattattttattttgtgattgAGGTAGCTATGTTCTATCAGAATAAAGCATCCACTAATCATGGTTGTTTAACTTTTAATACGCTTGAGATGGG
Proteins encoded in this window:
- the LOC129876301 gene encoding glycine-rich protein 2-like, yielding MSSRNKGTVKWFSDQKGFGFVTPDDGGDELFVHQSGIRSEGFRSLAEGEAVEFDVESGNDGRTKAVNVTGPDGAPVKGGSRDSGGDRYGGGGGYGGGGGRYGGGDGGYGGGGGGRYGGDGGYGGSGGGRYGGGGGGYGGGGGYGGGGGGGSGCYKCGEEGHFARDCSQGGGYGGGGGGRYGGSGGGGGCFKCGEEGHFARECTNSSNR